From Spirochaetales bacterium, one genomic window encodes:
- a CDS encoding UvrB/UvrC motif-containing protein, which translates to MKCEICNKNRATIQIHFVTDNNKRHFAICESCALVTGIMGKKGDEKEISISNLLSGVFEAALKKSFFKEKRCPVCGKGLGEILKDQKCGCSSCYSVYQKEIRRKLKQCYGHTRHHGKYPERLLLMKRYLFDIRELKEKLKIAVRNEDYEKAAELRDRIMSFQDTGRE; encoded by the coding sequence ATGAAATGTGAAATATGTAATAAAAACAGGGCAACGATTCAGATACATTTTGTTACCGACAACAATAAACGGCATTTCGCAATCTGTGAATCCTGTGCCCTCGTGACCGGGATTATGGGAAAAAAGGGCGATGAGAAAGAAATAAGTATTTCCAACCTTTTAAGCGGCGTTTTTGAGGCGGCGTTGAAAAAGAGTTTTTTCAAGGAAAAGCGTTGTCCCGTTTGCGGGAAGGGACTCGGTGAAATTCTAAAAGACCAGAAATGCGGGTGCAGCTCCTGTTATTCGGTATATCAAAAGGAAATACGAAGAAAATTAAAACAGTGTTACGGGCATACCCGCCATCACGGGAAATACCCGGAACGGCTTCTATTAATGAAACGGTATCTGTTCGACATCAGGGAGCTCAAGGAAAAATTAAAAATCGCGGTACGCAACGAGGATTATGAGAAGGCGGCTGAATTGAGGGACCGTATAATGAGTTTTCA